One genomic segment of Longimicrobiaceae bacterium includes these proteins:
- a CDS encoding DUF6544 family protein — translation MTTRARVAAGTVGALVAGGIAAAGAGRAAWERESARAVGRLRAAATAARRLESETGSVSDLPVPPKPVRRYLRWAIPEGAGPVRLARIRWRGEFRMRPGAKWAPFSAYQEYSLRPPGFVWDARIHLFPGMTARVRDGYLAGAGTVSGRLGGVFPLAHAGGTPEIAQSALARWLGEAVWFPTALLPGGAVTWQTIDDTSARALVVDCEVRAEGEFRFGPSGEVFSVRAIRFRDVGGQPVATPFEGRFGSYMSNDGFHIPREAEAAWLLEDGAFVYWRGRVAEVEYEG, via the coding sequence ATGACTACACGAGCGAGGGTCGCGGCGGGAACGGTGGGCGCGCTGGTCGCGGGTGGGATCGCCGCGGCAGGCGCGGGTCGCGCGGCGTGGGAGCGCGAGAGCGCTCGCGCGGTGGGGCGGCTGCGCGCGGCGGCGACGGCGGCGAGGAGGTTGGAGTCGGAGACGGGATCGGTCTCCGATCTACCGGTTCCTCCGAAGCCGGTACGCCGCTACCTGCGCTGGGCGATCCCGGAGGGAGCAGGGCCGGTCCGGCTCGCGCGAATCCGCTGGCGAGGGGAGTTCCGGATGCGACCGGGTGCGAAGTGGGCACCCTTCTCCGCCTACCAGGAGTACAGCCTGCGCCCGCCCGGCTTCGTCTGGGACGCGCGCATCCACCTCTTCCCGGGGATGACCGCGCGGGTGCGCGACGGCTATCTCGCCGGCGCCGGCACGGTCTCCGGTCGCCTGGGCGGCGTCTTCCCGCTGGCCCACGCTGGCGGCACCCCGGAGATCGCGCAGAGCGCGCTCGCCCGCTGGCTGGGCGAGGCCGTCTGGTTCCCGACCGCCTTGCTTCCTGGAGGTGCGGTCACCTGGCAGACCATCGACGATACCTCCGCAAGGGCCCTGGTGGTGGACTGTGAGGTTCGCGCCGAGGGAGAGTTCCGCTTCGGACCCTCCGGCGAGGTCTTCTCCGTCCGAGCGATCCGCTTCCGTGACGTCGGTGGACAGCCAGTGGCAACGCCGTTCGAAGGAAGGTTCGGCAGCTACATGTCGAACGACGGCTTCCACATCCCGCGCGAGGCGGAAGCGGCGTGGCTGTTGGAGGATGGAGCCTTCGTCTACTGGCGGGGGCGCGTGGCGGAAGTGGAATACGAGGGTTGA